A window of Corallococcus macrosporus DSM 14697 contains these coding sequences:
- a CDS encoding SDR family NAD(P)-dependent oxidoreductase: protein MDSTGKTALVTGGNKGIGFAVVRQLAAHGYTTWLGSRDEARGRAAVAALEEAGAGDVRFIALDVTDEASVAAAAARIASQTPSLDVLINNAGIYVKEGDGAPSTVRLDAMRATYDVNVFGPLRVTAAFLPLLRAARGAHVVMVGAGLGSLTLQLDPSQGLSRWPAFAYSSSKTALNALTVGFANELREEGIVVTVVNPGFVATDLNGHAGTLTTDEGAERVLRAVQLPLSATGSFVTDHGTCPW from the coding sequence ATGGACTCCACCGGCAAGACGGCACTGGTCACAGGCGGCAACAAGGGCATTGGCTTCGCGGTTGTCCGGCAACTGGCGGCACACGGATATACGACGTGGCTCGGGAGCCGTGACGAAGCCCGGGGACGCGCGGCCGTGGCGGCGCTCGAGGAGGCAGGCGCCGGCGACGTCCGCTTCATCGCGCTGGACGTCACCGACGAGGCCAGCGTCGCGGCGGCGGCCGCCCGCATCGCGTCACAGACACCCTCGCTCGATGTGCTCATCAACAACGCGGGCATCTATGTGAAGGAGGGTGACGGAGCGCCGAGCACCGTGCGGCTGGACGCCATGCGCGCCACCTACGACGTCAACGTCTTCGGCCCGTTGCGCGTCACGGCCGCGTTCCTCCCCCTGCTGCGCGCGGCGCGCGGCGCCCACGTGGTGATGGTGGGCGCGGGGCTGGGCTCACTGACGCTCCAACTGGACCCCAGCCAGGGGCTGTCACGCTGGCCGGCGTTCGCCTACAGCTCGTCGAAGACGGCCTTGAATGCCCTGACGGTCGGCTTCGCCAACGAGCTGCGCGAGGAGGGAATCGTCGTCACTGTGGTCAACCCCGGCTTCGTGGCCACCGACCTCAACGGCCACGCCGGCACGCTGACGACGGACGAGGGGGCGGAGCGCGTGCTCCGGGCGGTCCAACTGCCGTTGTCGGCGACGGGCAGCTTCGTCACCGACCACGGCACGTGTCCCTGGTAG
- a CDS encoding helix-turn-helix domain-containing protein: MSWLRGDPIDDVIQLLRPRTVVSAELRAAGRWGIRFQGYPHVKFGTVVAGHCVILLEGQRRVVRCEAGDVYLLGNPPPYVMASDATAPRLEAHALFSRVTDGVVTLGAAGTAPATHIVGGHFVFDASNAHLLMRALPPILRVPAASAGPLRELAGLLVRELASAAGMSRSAFAARFKQLVGRPPLDYAIGWRMDLARDALRTTERTVGELAFAFGYESESAFSTAFRRVVGMSPRAYRQRARTSAVPPGKALAE; the protein is encoded by the coding sequence ATGAGCTGGCTGCGCGGCGACCCCATCGATGACGTCATCCAGTTGCTGCGTCCGCGGACGGTGGTGTCGGCGGAGCTGAGGGCGGCCGGGCGTTGGGGCATCCGCTTCCAGGGCTACCCTCACGTGAAGTTCGGCACCGTCGTGGCCGGGCACTGCGTGATTCTGCTGGAGGGCCAGCGCAGGGTGGTGCGCTGCGAGGCGGGGGACGTCTACCTGCTGGGCAACCCACCGCCCTATGTCATGGCCAGCGACGCCACGGCGCCACGGCTGGAGGCGCATGCCCTGTTCAGCCGCGTGACGGATGGCGTGGTGACGCTGGGCGCTGCGGGCACGGCGCCCGCGACGCACATCGTCGGGGGGCACTTCGTCTTCGATGCGTCGAATGCGCACCTGCTCATGCGGGCCCTGCCTCCCATCCTGCGCGTCCCCGCGGCGTCAGCGGGCCCGCTGCGGGAGCTGGCGGGGTTGCTGGTGCGCGAGCTGGCCTCGGCGGCGGGCATGTCCCGTTCGGCCTTCGCCGCCCGCTTCAAGCAGCTCGTCGGCCGGCCACCGCTCGACTACGCCATCGGGTGGAGGATGGACCTCGCGCGGGACGCACTTCGTACGACGGAGCGCACGGTGGGCGAGCTCGCCTTCGCGTTTGGCTATGAGTCGGAGAGCGCTTTCAGCACGGCCTTCCGGCGCGTCGTGGGCATGTCGCCCAGGGCTTATCGTCAACGCGCGCGAACGAGCGCCGTCCCGCCGGGGAAGGCGCTCGCCGAGTAG
- a CDS encoding IS1182 family transposase, with the protein MSKVFRPYAPEQSELLPPSPRDWLPAGHLAYFILDTVAELNLRPLLARYERELRGYPPHHPRMMVGLLLYAYCVGVASSRRIEKKTYEDVAFRVIAAGQHPDHTCVSEFRRQHLDVLAGLFVQVLALCQKAGLVKLGHVALDGTKLKANASKHKAMSYERMQQREKELAEKVAALLKAAEEADAAEDRLYGKLRRGDELPKELQRAETRLAKIREAKAELEAEARAAHEAQEAQKKKDSDDEPPSGPTPLPEHRVPTEKDGKPTPKAQRNFTDPESRIQKTKDGFIQGFNAQAAVDEAHQIIVAQALTNQPPDVEHLLPLLEQVVENCGEVPGAVTADSGYFSEQNVVRAASMGVDAYIATGRLKHGVQPPPVRGRRPRDLSLKQWMARRLRTKKGRQVYARRKVAAEPPFGQIKQGRGFRQLLLRGLEKARGEWALICLTHNLRKLHGAMGAT; encoded by the coding sequence ATGAGCAAGGTCTTCCGCCCCTACGCACCCGAGCAGTCGGAGTTGCTGCCGCCCTCGCCCCGAGACTGGCTGCCGGCCGGGCACCTGGCGTACTTCATCCTGGACACGGTGGCGGAGCTGAACCTCAGGCCGCTGCTGGCCCGGTATGAGCGGGAGCTGCGTGGCTATCCGCCGCACCACCCGCGGATGATGGTGGGGCTGCTGCTGTACGCCTACTGCGTGGGAGTGGCCTCCTCGCGCAGGATTGAGAAGAAGACGTACGAGGACGTCGCCTTCCGAGTCATCGCCGCGGGGCAGCACCCGGACCACACCTGCGTGAGCGAGTTCCGTCGCCAGCACCTGGACGTGCTGGCGGGACTTTTCGTGCAGGTGCTGGCGCTGTGCCAGAAGGCGGGGCTGGTGAAGCTGGGGCACGTGGCGCTGGACGGCACGAAGCTGAAGGCGAATGCCAGCAAGCACAAGGCGATGAGCTACGAGCGCATGCAGCAGCGCGAGAAGGAGTTGGCCGAGAAGGTGGCCGCGCTGCTGAAGGCGGCCGAGGAGGCGGACGCGGCGGAGGACCGACTCTACGGCAAGCTGAGGCGAGGCGACGAGTTGCCGAAGGAGTTGCAGCGGGCCGAGACGCGGCTGGCGAAAATCCGCGAGGCCAAGGCGGAGCTGGAGGCGGAAGCCCGGGCCGCCCATGAGGCGCAAGAGGCCCAGAAGAAGAAGGACTCGGACGACGAGCCGCCGTCTGGGCCGACGCCCCTGCCCGAGCACCGGGTGCCTACCGAGAAGGACGGCAAGCCCACCCCCAAGGCCCAGCGCAACTTCACCGACCCGGAGAGCCGAATCCAGAAGACGAAGGACGGTTTCATTCAGGGCTTCAACGCGCAGGCGGCCGTGGACGAGGCGCACCAAATCATCGTGGCGCAGGCGCTTACCAACCAGCCGCCGGATGTCGAGCACTTGCTGCCGCTGCTGGAGCAGGTGGTGGAGAACTGCGGCGAGGTGCCCGGGGCGGTGACAGCCGACAGCGGCTACTTCTCCGAGCAGAACGTGGTGCGTGCGGCGAGCATGGGCGTCGACGCGTACATCGCCACCGGCCGACTCAAGCATGGGGTGCAGCCCCCGCCAGTGCGGGGGCGGAGGCCTCGAGACTTGAGCCTCAAGCAGTGGATGGCGCGCCGGCTGAGGACGAAAAAGGGCCGCCAGGTGTACGCCCGGCGCAAGGTGGCGGCCGAGCCGCCCTTCGGCCAAATCAAGCAGGGGCGAGGCTTCCGGCAACTGCTGCTGCGCGGGCTGGAGAAGGCGCGCGGCGAGTGGGCGCTCATCTGTCTCACCCACAACCTCCGCAAGCTGCACGGCGCGATGGGGGCCACGTAG
- a CDS encoding type II toxin-antitoxin system PemK/MazF family toxin, which yields MPPDRINRGDVFWVAPDDSRGPAPSYSHPHVVVQDDVFNHSRITTVVVCALTSNLHRASEPGNVLLEAGEANLPKQSVVVVSQISSVDKTCLGERIGSLSDARVEQILAGLRFQQVSFFRRP from the coding sequence ATGCCTCCAGACCGAATCAACCGCGGTGATGTCTTCTGGGTGGCGCCTGATGATTCGCGAGGCCCGGCTCCGAGCTATTCGCACCCCCACGTGGTGGTCCAGGACGACGTCTTCAACCATTCACGCATCACCACGGTGGTGGTGTGTGCGCTGACGTCGAACCTGCACCGGGCCAGCGAGCCAGGGAACGTGCTGCTCGAGGCGGGAGAGGCGAACCTCCCCAAGCAGAGCGTCGTCGTCGTGTCGCAGATCTCCTCGGTCGACAAGACCTGCCTGGGGGAGCGCATCGGGTCTTTGTCCGATGCCCGGGTGGAGCAGATTCTCGCCGGCTTGCGCTTCCAGCAGGTGTCGTTCTTCAGGAGACCGTGA
- a CDS encoding polysaccharide deacetylase family protein, translated as MSLLTLSFDNGPDPDVTPRVLDLLASHAITAQFFVLGKHLVTEEGRRLVARARDEGHVIGNHSFTHAVPLGEDPRPDAVEAEIVATDALLAPLVPAPKWFRPFGGGGKLGPHLLSQRAVGHLRAHGYSCVLWNSVPGDWLDPKGWPEKALADCAARAHTLMVLHDIPNACLEALDGFLHRAKDLGLRFTTECPSDCVPIVEGRIVRDLSGLVAAGG; from the coding sequence GTGAGCCTCCTCACGCTGTCGTTCGACAACGGGCCGGACCCGGACGTGACGCCTCGGGTGCTCGACCTCCTGGCGTCGCACGCCATCACCGCGCAGTTCTTCGTGCTGGGGAAGCACCTCGTCACGGAGGAAGGCCGGCGCCTCGTCGCGCGCGCTCGCGACGAGGGACACGTCATCGGCAACCACTCCTTCACGCACGCCGTTCCGCTCGGGGAGGACCCGCGCCCGGACGCGGTGGAGGCGGAGATTGTCGCCACCGACGCGCTCCTCGCCCCGCTCGTCCCCGCGCCGAAGTGGTTCCGCCCCTTCGGCGGGGGCGGCAAGCTGGGCCCTCATCTCCTGAGCCAGCGCGCCGTCGGCCACCTGCGCGCCCATGGCTACTCCTGCGTCCTCTGGAACAGCGTCCCCGGAGACTGGCTGGACCCCAAGGGCTGGCCGGAGAAGGCGCTCGCGGACTGCGCGGCGCGGGCCCACACGCTGATGGTGCTGCACGACATCCCCAACGCCTGCCTCGAAGCGCTGGACGGCTTCCTCCACCGGGCGAAGGACCTGGGCCTGCGCTTCACCACCGAGTGCCCGAGCGACTGCGTGCCCATCGTGGAGGGACGCATCGTCAGGGACCTTTCGGGCCTGGTGGCCGCTGGGGGTTGA
- a CDS encoding VOC family protein has protein sequence MSTQAKLPGRLHHTAYVTQDLEATRRFYEELIGLPLVATWCESDELFGAVRTYCHTFFELADGSALAFFQFEKPEDQALFGPKMPDSPFHHIALDVTLEAQQGIEQRLRAAGYTEPGMYVLEHGYCRSLYVKDPNGMIVEFTYDSPDAVKPELVQARRARAHKELARWLAGDRTSNNVFR, from the coding sequence ATGTCCACGCAAGCGAAGCTGCCCGGCCGCCTTCACCACACGGCCTACGTGACGCAGGACTTGGAGGCGACGCGGAGGTTCTACGAGGAGCTGATTGGCCTTCCGCTCGTCGCCACGTGGTGCGAATCCGACGAGCTGTTCGGCGCCGTCCGCACCTACTGTCACACCTTCTTCGAGCTCGCCGACGGCAGCGCGCTCGCGTTCTTCCAGTTCGAGAAGCCGGAGGACCAGGCGCTCTTCGGGCCGAAGATGCCGGACTCGCCGTTCCACCACATCGCGCTGGACGTCACGCTCGAGGCCCAGCAGGGCATCGAGCAGCGCCTGCGGGCCGCAGGCTACACGGAGCCTGGGATGTACGTGCTCGAACACGGCTACTGCCGCTCGCTCTACGTGAAGGACCCGAACGGGATGATTGTCGAGTTCACCTACGACAGCCCGGACGCCGTGAAGCCCGAGCTCGTGCAGGCCCGCCGCGCCAGGGCCCACAAGGAACTGGCCCGCTGGCTGGCGGGGGACCGCACCTCCAACAACGTGTTCCGGTGA
- a CDS encoding fumarylacetoacetate hydrolase family protein: MRIASILVRDTPALGVKTARGMVDVTALDATVGSSLRALLERGPEALAILAHRAAEAPEQLLLAPSAFRYRTLLPEPGKFLCLGLNYVAHASEATYETPRHPVVFTRLPSSLLAHEEPLVVPTCSEQLDYEAELAVVVGRTGRDIPKERALEWVAGYTLFNDGSIRDYQKRTHQWTIGKNFDGTGPLGPELVTPDELPEGARGLRIQMRVNGELLQDATTSDMIFDVATVIADLSEAMTLQPGDVIAMGTPSGVGAARKPPRFLRAGDVCEVSVERVGVLRNPVVNAAK, encoded by the coding sequence ATGCGGATTGCTTCGATTCTCGTGAGGGACACGCCCGCGCTGGGCGTGAAAACGGCGCGGGGGATGGTTGACGTGACGGCGCTCGACGCCACGGTGGGGAGCTCGCTGCGGGCCCTGCTGGAGCGCGGTCCGGAGGCCCTGGCCATCCTGGCCCACCGCGCGGCGGAGGCGCCCGAACAGCTCCTGCTCGCACCCTCGGCGTTCCGCTACCGGACGCTCCTCCCGGAGCCGGGCAAGTTCCTGTGCCTCGGGCTGAACTACGTCGCGCACGCGTCCGAGGCCACCTACGAGACGCCTCGCCATCCGGTGGTCTTCACCCGCCTCCCGTCGAGCCTGCTCGCCCACGAGGAGCCGTTGGTGGTGCCCACCTGTTCGGAGCAGTTGGACTACGAGGCCGAGCTCGCCGTCGTCGTGGGCCGTACGGGGCGCGACATCCCGAAGGAGCGCGCGCTGGAGTGGGTGGCCGGGTACACGCTCTTCAACGACGGCTCGATTCGCGACTACCAGAAGCGCACCCACCAGTGGACGATTGGGAAGAACTTCGACGGCACGGGCCCCCTGGGTCCCGAGCTCGTCACGCCCGATGAGCTGCCCGAAGGCGCCCGCGGGCTGCGCATCCAGATGCGCGTCAACGGAGAGCTCCTCCAGGACGCGACCACGTCGGACATGATTTTCGACGTCGCCACCGTCATCGCGGACCTCTCCGAGGCGATGACGCTCCAGCCAGGAGACGTCATCGCCATGGGCACGCCCAGCGGCGTGGGCGCCGCGCGCAAGCCGCCGCGATTCCTCCGCGCTGGTGACGTGTGCGAGGTCTCCGTCGAGCGCGTCGGCGTCCTGCGCAATCCCGTCGTCAACGCGGCGAAGTAG
- a CDS encoding GntR family transcriptional regulator encodes MAAPSRIRGGPVSEPTLASAVLDRLRGDILHGLLAPGEKLRLEHLAPRYGVGRTPLREACCRLASEGLVTIEDQRGFRVAPISRADLLDLTRTRQQLEPLALRAAIAQGDIAWEGEVAAALHRLQRRAPASGSGTLDDTWEQEHARFHSALLSACGSPWLLKFHATLFDQTERYRRLAQAYGKAGRHVENEHAALVKAALERDAERACALLTEHIARTTELVLAAHPGLRAETPAPGAPLPTKVRGRGVKD; translated from the coding sequence ATGGCTGCTCCCTCTCGCATCCGTGGTGGCCCGGTGTCCGAACCCACGCTGGCGTCGGCGGTCCTGGACCGGCTGCGCGGCGACATCCTGCATGGGCTGTTGGCGCCGGGCGAGAAGCTGCGGCTCGAGCACCTGGCGCCGCGCTATGGCGTGGGGCGGACGCCGCTGCGTGAGGCGTGCTGTCGCCTGGCGTCCGAGGGGCTCGTCACCATCGAGGACCAGCGCGGCTTCCGCGTGGCGCCCATCTCCCGGGCCGACCTGCTGGATCTGACGCGGACGCGGCAGCAGCTCGAGCCGCTCGCGCTTCGCGCGGCCATCGCGCAGGGGGACATCGCCTGGGAAGGCGAGGTGGCGGCGGCCCTCCACCGGCTGCAGCGCCGCGCGCCGGCTTCGGGGAGCGGGACGCTGGATGACACCTGGGAGCAGGAGCACGCGCGCTTCCATTCGGCCCTGCTGAGCGCGTGTGGCTCGCCCTGGCTCCTCAAGTTCCACGCGACGCTGTTCGACCAGACGGAGCGCTACCGCCGGCTCGCCCAGGCCTACGGCAAGGCCGGACGGCACGTGGAGAACGAGCACGCCGCGCTCGTGAAGGCCGCCCTGGAGCGCGACGCCGAGCGGGCCTGCGCGCTCCTGACGGAGCACATCGCCCGGACGACCGAGCTGGTCCTCGCCGCCCACCCTGGGCTGCGCGCGGAGACGCCCGCGCCAGGAGCCCCTTTGCCGACAAAAGTCCGGGGCCGCGGCGTGAAGGATTGA
- a CDS encoding alpha/beta fold hydrolase, translated as MIRTSFVEGAGGVRLAVSESGPASGAPSVLFVHGFAQSRQSWSRVLQGGLSRNHRLVALDLRGHGDSDKPEGEAPYVDGANFAGDLAAVIRQLGLERPVVVAWSYGGVVVGDYLRHHGDEALGGLFLVAASLKTGKPARALFGPGMMSNARGLLSEDADIYAAAARAFVEACPARSFPPALVDASVQLMQRVPVNVRRALLSRAEDYSAELERCRRPVVTLHGELDQVVLPAMSSDVVLASVRQGQSAWLAGVGHAPFIEATADFEAVLETFVVAARG; from the coding sequence ATGATTCGCACGTCCTTCGTCGAAGGTGCAGGTGGCGTCCGGTTGGCGGTGAGTGAGTCGGGGCCGGCGTCAGGCGCTCCGTCCGTCCTCTTCGTGCATGGCTTTGCCCAGAGCCGTCAGAGCTGGAGCCGGGTGCTCCAGGGTGGCCTGTCCCGGAATCATCGGCTCGTCGCGCTCGACCTTCGTGGACATGGGGACTCGGACAAGCCCGAAGGCGAGGCCCCGTATGTCGACGGCGCGAACTTCGCCGGGGACCTGGCGGCGGTCATCCGGCAGCTCGGCCTGGAGCGGCCCGTGGTGGTCGCCTGGTCCTACGGTGGCGTCGTCGTGGGGGACTACCTCCGGCACCACGGCGATGAGGCGCTGGGTGGGCTCTTCTTGGTGGCGGCGTCGCTCAAGACGGGGAAACCCGCACGGGCCCTGTTTGGTCCGGGGATGATGTCGAACGCGCGTGGCCTCCTCTCGGAGGACGCGGACATCTACGCGGCCGCCGCGCGCGCCTTCGTCGAGGCGTGCCCGGCGCGGAGCTTCCCTCCGGCCCTGGTCGACGCGAGCGTGCAGCTCATGCAGCGCGTCCCGGTGAACGTCCGGCGCGCGCTCCTCTCGCGAGCAGAGGACTATTCGGCGGAGCTGGAGCGCTGCCGCCGTCCGGTGGTGACGCTTCATGGTGAGCTGGACCAGGTGGTGCTCCCGGCCATGAGCTCGGATGTGGTGCTGGCGAGCGTGCGGCAGGGCCAGAGCGCCTGGCTCGCCGGCGTGGGACACGCGCCCTTCATCGAGGCGACGGCGGACTTCGAGGCCGTGCTCGAGACGTTCGTGGTGGCCGCGCGGGGCTGA
- the hrpA gene encoding ATP-dependent RNA helicase HrpA has product MSGDSPVPTPGGLPTLRFPPELPISSRVEDITAAIRAHQVVIVAGATGSGKTTQLPKILLAMGRGRPRQIGVTQPRRIAATSVAARVARELGTELGTDVGYQIRFEDRSSRQTAVKFMTDGVLLAQIHSDPLLRRYDTIVLDEAHERSLTIDFLLGWLKRILPRRPDLKVVVSSATIETERFSQFFGEAPVIQVEGRTFPVDVLYEPPPEDAELADAVADAVANVISLDPDGDVLVFLPGEREIREAENALNARELRGTVVQPLYARLSAAEQSRVFATIPQRRVILATNVAETSVTIPGIVYVVDTGVARLSRYEPRSGTTRLHIEPVSQASADQRKGRCGRVREGICVRLYDEVSFTTRPAFTDPEIKRTGLAGVILRMKSLGLGDVEDFPFLDPPQPKAIAEGWRVLEELGAIEGKERTLTPLGHQLARFPVDPRIARMILAGVEYGCLDEVLIVAAALNLQDPRERPRELAQKADALHARFRDEHSDFTGLLKLWAFVREAEGRGTSHLRRVCRDNFLSFLRVREWRDVQRQLEETVRELRLPRKGRGAPARGDVLHQALLTGLLSRIGQWNPEQRHYTGSKQTRFMVHPSSALAKKPPAWVMAFELVETSQLFARTVAKLDPEWLAAAAPHLLKRSYSDPHWSEKSARAIVKENATLFGLTVFRERPVPLASRDPAEARLMFLEHALVRGEYRTRGAFQEKNRQVFERVARLRDKARRSELLDSEAMLTFFDKRVPADVTDGAGFEVWRRKAEAADPDVLVLSMEDALSHDPGLSPAHYPDALKLHGASVPVTYTFDPSAEDDGITLSVPLLLLAQMGPGELDWTIPGWQREKFTALLEQLPRAQRKQLGPLPDLVDLLAKELEPFRGPMIPALVRAVSRLCGVDVSEESFRAEAVVPYLRITLRVLDEKGKELARGRDVDALLKQHGGHARAALRSAAPASDWERKGLTAWTFGELPAVVTRRIGNLEVRSHPALVDRGATVDLVLLETSAAADAATRAGVRRLLMLAARGHVAVSAARMPPPFPSLNGAPPARGQADAFRALVLARGVDDAFKLAPGAPLPRTKAAFEALLRDGSPRIEQAARDWANAVVVTSAELSKTLAALKAASTGPSGAAAVRDIRSQLGQLFPAKLIEWIPFSRLLHYPRYLRAAQARLARAVANPGKDAGKAAPFTPLWETFLTRYATVREQEAAQELRWTFEELRVAIFAPEVTTPVSVTVAKVGAALAALR; this is encoded by the coding sequence ATGTCCGGCGACTCACCCGTCCCCACCCCCGGCGGCTTGCCAACCCTGCGCTTCCCCCCTGAGCTCCCCATCTCGAGCCGGGTGGAGGACATCACCGCGGCCATTCGCGCCCATCAGGTCGTGATTGTCGCGGGGGCCACCGGCTCGGGGAAGACGACGCAGCTTCCGAAAATCCTGCTCGCCATGGGGCGCGGCCGCCCGCGCCAGATTGGCGTCACCCAGCCCCGGCGTATCGCCGCGACGAGCGTGGCGGCGCGCGTGGCACGCGAGCTCGGCACGGAGCTGGGCACGGACGTCGGCTACCAGATTCGCTTCGAGGACCGCTCGTCCCGGCAGACGGCCGTGAAGTTCATGACCGACGGCGTCCTGCTCGCGCAGATTCACAGCGACCCACTCCTGCGCCGCTACGACACCATCGTGCTCGACGAGGCCCACGAGCGCAGCCTCACCATCGACTTCCTGCTCGGGTGGCTCAAGCGCATCCTCCCCCGGCGCCCCGACCTCAAGGTGGTGGTGAGCTCGGCCACCATCGAGACCGAGCGCTTCTCCCAGTTCTTCGGAGAGGCCCCGGTCATCCAGGTGGAGGGCCGCACCTTTCCCGTGGACGTGCTCTACGAGCCGCCCCCCGAGGACGCCGAGTTGGCCGACGCCGTCGCAGATGCGGTGGCGAACGTCATCTCGCTCGACCCGGACGGGGACGTCCTCGTGTTCCTCCCCGGGGAGCGGGAGATTCGCGAGGCCGAGAATGCCCTGAACGCGCGCGAGCTCCGCGGCACGGTGGTGCAGCCCCTGTATGCGCGCCTGTCGGCCGCCGAGCAGTCGCGCGTCTTCGCCACCATCCCCCAGCGCCGGGTCATCCTCGCCACCAACGTCGCGGAGACGTCGGTCACCATCCCGGGCATCGTGTACGTCGTGGACACGGGGGTGGCGCGCCTGTCGCGCTACGAGCCACGCTCGGGCACCACGCGCCTGCACATCGAGCCCGTCTCCCAGGCCAGCGCCGACCAGCGCAAGGGGCGCTGCGGCCGCGTGCGCGAGGGCATCTGCGTGCGCCTCTACGACGAGGTGAGCTTCACCACGCGGCCCGCCTTCACCGACCCGGAAATCAAGCGCACCGGGCTCGCGGGGGTCATCCTGCGGATGAAGTCCCTTGGCCTCGGTGACGTCGAGGACTTCCCCTTCCTCGACCCGCCCCAGCCGAAGGCCATCGCCGAGGGCTGGCGGGTGCTCGAGGAGCTCGGGGCCATCGAGGGCAAGGAGCGCACCCTGACGCCGCTCGGGCACCAGCTCGCGCGCTTCCCGGTGGACCCGCGCATCGCGCGGATGATTCTCGCCGGCGTCGAGTACGGGTGCCTGGACGAGGTGCTCATCGTCGCCGCGGCGCTCAACCTGCAGGACCCGCGCGAGCGGCCACGGGAGCTCGCGCAGAAGGCGGACGCGTTGCACGCGCGCTTCCGTGACGAGCACTCGGACTTCACGGGGCTCCTCAAGCTGTGGGCCTTCGTCCGCGAGGCCGAGGGCCGGGGGACGTCCCATCTGCGGCGCGTGTGCCGGGACAACTTCCTGTCCTTCCTGCGGGTGCGCGAGTGGCGGGACGTCCAGCGCCAGCTCGAGGAGACCGTCCGCGAGCTGCGCCTGCCGCGCAAGGGCCGGGGCGCCCCGGCGCGCGGGGACGTCCTGCACCAGGCGCTGCTCACCGGGCTCCTGTCGCGCATCGGCCAGTGGAACCCGGAGCAGCGCCACTACACGGGCTCGAAGCAGACGCGCTTCATGGTGCACCCCTCGTCGGCGCTCGCGAAGAAGCCCCCTGCCTGGGTGATGGCGTTCGAGCTCGTGGAGACGTCCCAGCTCTTCGCGCGCACCGTGGCGAAGCTCGACCCGGAGTGGCTCGCCGCGGCGGCCCCCCACCTGCTCAAGCGCAGCTACTCCGACCCGCACTGGTCGGAGAAGTCCGCGCGCGCCATCGTGAAGGAGAACGCGACCCTCTTCGGGCTCACCGTCTTCAGGGAGCGCCCGGTGCCCCTGGCCAGCAGGGACCCCGCCGAAGCACGGCTGATGTTCCTCGAGCACGCCCTGGTGCGGGGCGAGTACCGCACCCGGGGGGCGTTCCAGGAGAAGAACCGCCAGGTGTTCGAGCGCGTGGCGCGCCTGCGGGACAAGGCCCGGCGCAGCGAGCTGCTCGACAGCGAGGCGATGCTGACCTTCTTCGACAAGCGCGTCCCGGCGGACGTGACGGACGGAGCGGGCTTCGAGGTCTGGCGTCGCAAGGCCGAGGCGGCCGACCCCGACGTGCTCGTCCTCTCGATGGAGGATGCCCTCTCGCACGACCCGGGCCTGTCCCCCGCCCACTACCCGGATGCCCTCAAGCTGCACGGCGCGTCCGTGCCGGTGACGTACACCTTCGACCCCTCGGCCGAGGACGACGGCATCACCCTGAGCGTGCCGCTGCTGCTGCTCGCCCAGATGGGGCCGGGTGAGCTCGACTGGACCATCCCCGGTTGGCAGCGGGAGAAATTCACCGCCCTGCTCGAGCAGCTCCCCCGCGCCCAGCGCAAGCAGCTTGGGCCGTTGCCGGACCTGGTCGACCTGCTCGCGAAGGAACTGGAGCCCTTCCGCGGGCCGATGATTCCAGCGCTCGTGCGTGCGGTGTCCCGCCTGTGCGGCGTGGACGTGAGCGAGGAGTCCTTCCGGGCGGAGGCCGTGGTGCCGTACCTGCGCATCACGCTCCGGGTGCTCGACGAGAAGGGAAAGGAGCTCGCGCGGGGCCGCGACGTCGACGCGCTGCTCAAGCAGCACGGGGGCCATGCGCGGGCGGCGCTGCGCAGCGCGGCCCCGGCTTCGGACTGGGAGCGCAAGGGGCTGACCGCGTGGACCTTCGGCGAGCTGCCCGCCGTGGTCACCCGGCGGATCGGCAACCTCGAGGTCCGCAGCCATCCCGCGCTCGTCGACCGGGGCGCCACCGTGGACCTGGTGCTGCTCGAGACCTCCGCCGCCGCGGACGCGGCCACGCGCGCGGGGGTCCGCCGGCTCCTGATGCTCGCCGCGCGCGGGCACGTGGCCGTCAGCGCCGCGCGCATGCCGCCGCCCTTCCCATCCCTGAACGGCGCGCCGCCCGCGCGGGGCCAGGCGGACGCCTTCCGGGCGCTCGTCCTCGCACGCGGCGTGGATGATGCGTTCAAGCTCGCGCCGGGCGCGCCGCTGCCCCGCACGAAGGCGGCCTTCGAGGCGCTGCTCCGAGACGGCTCACCGCGCATCGAGCAGGCGGCCCGGGACTGGGCGAACGCCGTCGTCGTCACCTCCGCGGAGCTCTCCAAGACGCTCGCCGCGCTCAAGGCGGCATCCACGGGGCCGAGCGGCGCGGCGGCCGTGCGGGACATCCGCTCGCAGCTCGGGCAGCTTTTCCCCGCGAAGCTCATCGAGTGGATTCCCTTCTCGCGCCTGCTGCACTACCCGCGCTATCTCCGCGCGGCCCAGGCACGGCTGGCGCGTGCGGTGGCGAACCCCGGCAAGGACGCAGGGAAGGCCGCGCCCTTCACGCCCCTGTGGGAGACCTTCCTCACCAGGTACGCCACCGTGCGTGAGCAGGAGGCGGCGCAGGAGCTCCGGTGGACCTTCGAGGAGCTCCGAGTGGCCATCTTCGCTCCGGAGGTGACGACGCCCGTGTCGGTGACGGTGGCGAAGGTCGGCGCGGCCCTCGCGGCGCTGCGCTAG